A stretch of DNA from Lotus japonicus ecotype B-129 chromosome 4, LjGifu_v1.2:
CATtgaagaactggttgtgtgcaacgaagcaagagtggacttcgacaacctggctgagcATGGGTTTgacatcagggatcaagtcGATTTGCAAGGTTGGTCTGGCTATTTCAATAGGCTTTGTGGTCCTATCTATTACAAGTTAGTTGTGGAATTCTGGAAGAATGCtgtctgcaacgactactatgTCGTTTCTCATGTATTGGATAGGAAGATTGTTATCTCTGAGGAATCCATTGCAAAATTGCTGGGAATGGAGTTCCAACAGGGCAAGAGAATCAAGAATGTGGATGCTAATGTTCCTGGCATGAGGAAATTAGTAAATAAGGCCATTTATGACAACTGGTCTTTCGAGAAGACAAAGTATACCATAAAAGAATTGAAGCCAACAATGAAGATCTGGCAGAAGTCAATgaaactcaaaaggtaatcatgtactatatcTCTAAGGGTGAGCCTGTATGTCTTCCATTTCTgctcttcaactatctgaaggaatgtgttgagaagtcaagaactactgcaattgagaccaagaggtctATCTCCTACATTCCTTATGGCAGGCTGCTCTCAGATATTTTCACCCATAACAAACTGGTCAAGACTCTCTCTGACCTAGGACTTCATGAGGATCTGGCtatgtccattggagatgctctcaatgggattaagttgaagagaatgcagatcattgacaaAGTTCAAGTTGAACCTGTTGAAGAATCATCTGAAGAGGTTCGTCAGAAGAACCACCCTGTTGATAACTATCCTCTCTGGTCTAAGAAGGATAATCCAGccagcattctggaatatgtgagaatgctcagaagtAAAGGAGATCCAATCACTCTTGAGAAATTTATCAAAAGTCTTCCTGATAGTCCTCCTGAGGTACCAACAAGGAAGTCCAAGAGAACAACTAGCAACAAGCCTTTAGATcccaagggcaaagggattctgatagaggaaaccAAGAAGATGAAAGCTACATCGAAATCtgtggtcatcagggaaccaattccagaaccctctcctgaaagaACTCTAGTGGAGTCACCTCAGAAATATCAGTCTGATAGCTCTGAGAGCTCTATGGCTTCCTCCATTGgaactcaagaagaagaagatgacacCAACAGAGGAGGAGCTGTTCACTCTAACTCTGAAGAAGTTTCACCTAGAAGGGATGTCAAGAGGAAAGCTGTCATGGAAGAATCTTCTGGTGatgaaactgaagatgatgatgttcctctgaccaAGAGGCAAAGAATTCAAGCAATTCAAGTTGAGGAAGAAGTTGAGCAGGATGATTGTGAGATTATTGGGAATATGCTTCAAGTTATAAGGGAatctccagaagctgaagaatccaccgATTCTGATGAAGTGCCCATAGGCATTAGGAAgaaactgcctctgaagggtccacttcagaagaaggagcCAGAACCAAAGCAAGCATCTGAGAGTGCTTCAGAGGTTCAAAGGGAAAGGAGATCAAAGATAGCCTCTGATCCTGCAAGGACTGCCAGAATCACCAGATCTACCATCCTCAGAGATTCAAGTAAGGAAcctactgaaagcattaatttagattctactttagtagttattcctgaacaacctgtACCTATATCTACATCCCTTCCAACCTCAATCCAAATAGTTCCACCTCAAACAGAACCTCACACACAAACCATATCTCAAGCCGAAACACAAGCTCCCCACTTAAACATCAAAACTGCTACCACTTCCATTCCATCCATCCCAATtcaaacctcttccacatccaccaccactgagtCTGTACCTCTCTACAATTCATTCATTAAGGGTATCACTCAGAGTGAGGCCACCTTGAGGgacttggttcaacaattcacacCCAAGCCTCCATCCACCTCAAGAACCCTTCTAATAACTGAATCTGGTGAGATTCCTGCTGAAAAGGacgatgaagatgaggatgttCAGATTCTAGAACCTCCTTTCAATGTGCAACCTATCCAGCAGGTAGCCTCCTATTTTGAAGATGTCCTCCTATGTGTCCTTGTCTCACTACTCCACAGTAAACTCAAAATATCTGAGTTTCACCTCGCCTGAGAAGACAGCTACATCCAGGCAAAGACAAGAGACCATTCATGAGATTGAAcgcatggatgaatcagatcattcTGGACAAGGAAAGGTTCATGTGGATGAATCAACACCTTCAGGGCAAATGAGAACTGAAAGTTCTAATGCATCAAGTTCTAATGCAACAAACACTCCTCAGCCAATCATGGATCTGGCACTCTCCTTCAGGCCACAAAATCTCATTCagctcattcaggagttctctgatgAAGCAACTAGAAGACTGCAATGgctatatcaggtaactgataatcaattTGATGCATCTCTGGTTGATGGTATGTGGTCTGCCTTCGGACGATGGTCAGAAAGTAGAGCTTCTGAGATTGAGAAGCACCTTAGCAGAGAGAAGCGTATGAGAGTTCATGATGCCTCAGAGAGAGcttatgagcagaggcagagagtgtTACACAAGGTTTGTGAACCCATGAGAAGGGCAATGGCTACAAGAATTCATGTTTTCTCTGAACGTACCTCAGAATATGCTGATATGATtccagcagaggttgcagagGACAGTGCTGAAGAGATTATTATTCATGAGGCTGCAGAGGTTGATGAAGTTCAGATGGAAATACCTACTCAAGCTGCGGCAGAAGTTCAAGCACCTACGGATGTTCCTAttcaagctccagaaccagCTCCACATCCAGAAGTTGCTCTGTTGGCTGCCAGAATTGATAGGATACAAGATGATCAACAGAggttgtttcagatggttgagcatcaAGGCATCATTCAGAGTGAACAAAGTCGGCAGATTCAGGAATCTTCAAGCAGAATGGAGAACATGATGAAGTATCTGATCGAGAATCTCCCATCTTCATCAAAGCCTTGAACCCCTCTCATCTATCCTTCATGCATATTTATTCATCTCATTTGTCTGTGAACTCATTCTATGTTTGACCATGTCTTATTTTCTCATGTGTTTCTGCTATAACTTATTTAATGCACCGTCCACATcttttagtaactcacatgcattTATGTTCGatgagttttatgcatgtttttctgttacttctcTTCTTTATAATCTATtgccttccttcttcttcatcgcAATtcaactcattcctttctctcctcaaatcaAAATGTCTTCTGTTGAATTGATTTCTGAACTTAAGGCTCTGGTATTTGACCAGACCTTTCCCTAGAGTGTCAATCTTTCACTCACTCAAATCTCCCAAGCTCTTGGGAAAATTGAGTATCTGCTGGACTGCTGGCTGACATCGTATCAGACCCACTGTCTGCACACTCTTCAGGAAGTTCTTAAAGAACTCCTTCACCTGGCCTCTCGCCGGAAGGACCTTGAAGTTCAAATCGAGAGCATTTGTCTGCTCATTGAACATGAAAAGAGGGAACGAGAAGATCAAGAAGAAGCAGGTGAAGTGCTTCAAGCTGCTGCCTCCACTTCTTCCATCCATGAGAGTGAGAttctgaaggaagaactggctgcCCAGTTAGCTTccattgatcaggacattcgtcctttGCACCTTCAGCTTCTTTCAATGAAGGAATCTCGTGCCTTCTTATGTGTCTAGGAATTGTTCTCCTAGTATTTTCTATCCTCTGTACTCATTTTCGTTCATTAATAATAACATGCGTTTTATCTGCGTTAAttctttgttgttattgtttttgtttttctcttttttttcttatgtcaaaaagggggagtacataaaatggtttttgataaacttttaattttgtttatataatataaaaccagttgaggagaataagtatcaaatacttatagcacatagatattgccaaGTGTCCtaaacaaggaatacatttggTTCAATCTTCTGAACAAACATGCCTCTGACGCCTTATCTCAATACACCTAGAAAATACTCTATGTTTCCACGTGATCTacgcaagttctgaaccatcaatttCTGATGAGTGTACATTCTTCTATGTGTATCTTCTGATCACATCacaagactccgaatctagactcttcatcatctcatcaagtcatagattcagggggagtcagggggagaccccagctcagaatcaggtgcaaTCCTAGATTCAAAAGGAGCAAcataaaccgttacacaaggataagttttaactccgatctcttctctcttgtgtattcagtttattgactaagaattgttcatcaaaatacttgttttgtcatcatcaaaaagggggagattgtaagatcaagatttgatcagtggttgcatctctatattttgaagattacaattaaggtttttgaggatgaacaattatggtactctaacgtttgtctttatgagttttgacaaacaggttctcattctgacccaagccgattccatcagaagaagaagacccaagagtaaccaaaaagagagttctaaagcttatcatgttcgttcagaacagtggcaaatccttcagaagttctgaagatagaagctctcaagaggtactgaagaaccggagtcagaagttctgaagaccagatgttccagaaggaacggtcctgaagtaaaagactcaagttctgaagacctgcaagaagttggctctgaagacccaagctattctagctctggcgttcagaagttctgaggaacttgttcagaagcagaagttgcaaggttagaggatccaagcttccgtctgactctgatcagaagcttcaacaacgtccatctgaagcactccagatcataagtcagctggtgaaaggacaggtcgctatcctagtacacatcgtacagtcacagcctgtccgccacctacctcgttcagcctagcagtctgatatttcaagattgccactccaacgggcaaaaccctagcaatGGAAACACCAttttccttggagtatataagggttgaagatagaagaaagaagctaagaaactttgctgatattcttgaattcattctaaccgatctctttgcaatatttcttcactgttctttaacatctgagtttaccattagcttttcagaagcaattcttgtaaacccaaaaccttttacaaacactttgtaaagttccttaagagaccaagtttggtcggatcttgagaggactgaatcaagtttggttcagtgtttagctagtcttgagaggatcggtagatcagcttcttgagagtatactagtgagaaaatcagtgtactgttagtcacttagcaggttgcaagtgcagttgtaacattcattgattttagtggattgcattcatca
This window harbors:
- the LOC130712760 gene encoding uncharacterized protein LOC130712760, coding for MQIIDKVQVEPVEESSEEVRQKNHPVDNYPLWSKKDNPASILEYVRMLRSKGDPITLEKFIKSLPDSPPEVPTRKSKRTTSNKPLDPKGKGILIEETKKMKATSKSVVIREPIPEPSPERTLVESPQKYQSDSSESSMASSIGTQEEEDDTNRGGAVHSNSEEVSPRRDVKRKAVMEESSGDETEDDDVPLTKRQRIQAIQVEEEVEQDDCEIIGNMLQVIRESPEAEESTDSDEVPIGIRKKLPLKGPLQKKEPEPKQASESASEVQRERRSKIASDPARTARITRSTILRDSIPPQTEPHTQTISQAETQAPHLNIKTATTSIPSIPIQTSSTSTTTESVPLYNSFIKGITQSEATLRDLVQQFTPKPPSTSRTLLITESGEIPAEKDDEDEDVQILEPPFNVQPIQQVASYFEDVLLCVLVSLLHSKLKISEFHLA